The Zetaproteobacteria bacterium genomic interval GGCGGCTACAGGCTGAGCCGCGCGGCCGACAGGATCACCGTCTCCGACGTGCTGCTCGCCGTCGACGAGCAGTTGACCACCAAGGGGTGCAAGGACGACGGCATCACCCACTGCCGGCTGGAGGGCCCGTGCAACTGCCACAGGCTGTGGAGCGCGGTCGACACCCTCTTCCGCAAGGCGCTGCACAAGGTGACGCTGCAGGACGTGCTCGACGGAACCATCAACCTGCCGCAGGTCGATTGACCGACGACGGCGGCCGGTCGTCTCCCTTGCGACAGCGCTACTTCGACTACAACGCCACCTGCCCGATGCTGCCGCAGGCGATCGCCCGCTACGGCGAGGTGGCGACACAGTGCGGCGGCAACCCCTCGAGCCTGCACTGGGCCGGACGGGCGGCGCGGCGGGCGCTCGACGACGCCCGGGATGTCGTCGCCGACCATTTCGGCGTCGAGGCCGGCTCGGTGGTCTTCACCTCCGGCGGCACCGAGGCCAACAGCCTGGCCATCCAGGGGTGGCTCCACCGGCAGGCGCCCGGCACCATTGTCTCCACCATGATCGAGCACCCCTCGGTGCTGCGTCCGCTGGAGCGCTTCGCGCCGGTGGGCGACACCCCCTGGCGCCTGGTCCGGATCCGGCCGCGGCCCGACGGTGCGATCGACGCCGAAGAGATGATCGCGGCCATCGACGGATCGACGCGGCTGGTCAGCATCATGGCGGCCAACAACGAGAGCGGCGTCCTCCAGCCGGCGCTGGAGGTGGCCCGGGCCTGCCGGGCGCGCGATATCGCGGTCCATGTCGACGCCGTGCAGCTGCTCGGCAAGGTCGATGCACAGATCCTGCGGGATCTGGCCGCCGAAGCCGACTTCCTCACCTTCTCCGCCCACAAGATCGGCGGCCCCAAGGGGGTGGGCGGCCTGATCATCCGCCGCGGCCGCACGGTGGAGGAGCTGGCCCCCGGCGGAGGGCAGGAGCGCAAACGGCGATCGGGCACGGAGAACGTCCCCGGCATCTGCGCCTTCGCCGCCAGCCTCGGGGTGCTCGACTTCCCGGCGGTGGCGGCCGTACGCGACCGGTTCGAACAGCAGCTCATCCAGGCGCTGCCCGACTGCACCATCATCGGCGCCGACGCCCCGCGCCTGCCCAACACCTCGCTGTTCACCGTTCCGGGCATGGAGGGGGAGACGGTGCTGATGCAGCTCGATCTGGCCGGCTTCGCCGTCGCCTCCGGATCGGCCTGCTCCTCGGGCGCCCGTCGGCCGTCGCATGTGCTGATGGCCATGGGGCTCAAGCCGGAGGCGGCGCGCTCGGCCATCCGGGTCAGCTTCGGCCCCGAACACGACGATGCGGACGCCGACGCCCTGGTGGAGGCGCTGGTTGCGGTGCGGGAGCGACTGCAGCGCATGCGCGGCGGAGCCTGGGGGGGCAGCGGTGTTTGATCTGCAATCGCTCTACCAGCAGGTGATCGTCGACCACAACAAGAGCCCGCGCAACTTCGGCGAGCTGCATCCCTGCAGCCACGACGCCGAGGGCTACAACCCGCTCTGCGGCGATCGCATCCACCTCTACCTCGATATCGACGACCGGGGGATCATCGAGCAGGCGCGCTTCAAGGGGGAGGGGTGCGCCATCTCCACCGCCTCGGCCTCATTGATGACCGAGGCGATCGTCGGCTGCTCGATCGAGGAGTTCGCCAGCCTGTTCGACGCCTTCCACCGGATGGCCACCGCCCCGATGGAGGAGGCCCCGGATGCGCAGCGGCTGGGGAAGCTGGCCGCGTTGGCCGGCGTGCGCGCCTTCCCCAGCCGCATCAAGTGCGCCACCCTCTGCTGGCATACCGCCAGGGCGGCGATCGACGGCCGATCGAGCGCGCGGACGGAATAGATGATGGTTTCGCAAGAAACCATCATCGCGACCATGGAGGGTCGCGCAAATCGGTCGGTTGCGCATGCAACCGATGGATTTGTAAGGGGATCGAAGACCGCGCTCTTCGATCCCCGTCACGCAAAAAGTCCACGGACGGACTTTTTGCGATTCCATCATAGATGACCACGACGACCAGCAGGCAGCGGGAGCAGTGGGTGGAAGCCCGGGAGAACATCGACGCGGTGCTGATCCCGCTCGGCACGCCGGTGGTGATCCCCAAGGGGACGCGGATGCGCATCACCCAGCGGATGGGGGGCACCTGCACCGTCGAGGTCAACGGCAACCTGGCGCGGGTGGCCGGCAAGGCGGTGGCGGCGCTGGG includes:
- a CDS encoding cysteine desulfurase, encoding MLPQAIARYGEVATQCGGNPSSLHWAGRAARRALDDARDVVADHFGVEAGSVVFTSGGTEANSLAIQGWLHRQAPGTIVSTMIEHPSVLRPLERFAPVGDTPWRLVRIRPRPDGAIDAEEMIAAIDGSTRLVSIMAANNESGVLQPALEVARACRARDIAVHVDAVQLLGKVDAQILRDLAAEADFLTFSAHKIGGPKGVGGLIIRRGRTVEELAPGGGQERKRRSGTENVPGICAFAASLGVLDFPAVAAVRDRFEQQLIQALPDCTIIGADAPRLPNTSLFTVPGMEGETVLMQLDLAGFAVASGSACSSGARRPSHVLMAMGLKPEAARSAIRVSFGPEHDDADADALVEALVAVRERLQRMRGGAWGGSGV
- a CDS encoding SUF system NifU family Fe-S cluster assembly protein — its product is MFDLQSLYQQVIVDHNKSPRNFGELHPCSHDAEGYNPLCGDRIHLYLDIDDRGIIEQARFKGEGCAISTASASLMTEAIVGCSIEEFASLFDAFHRMATAPMEEAPDAQRLGKLAALAGVRAFPSRIKCATLCWHTARAAIDGRSSARTE